The genomic DNA GCTTTCGTTTAAATAAGAAAACGGGATGTATGTGGCAATAACAACGGGTCCGTACAACTTCATTTGACACGTAGGCTTATAACAGTTCACGTGTCCTATACTTAGCTGCTTAAGCGAGGGGGACCTTTCGATGTGTTGCTGAGACCATactgtatatatacttttggacCTTCAACAACCCCGTAGAGCCTAAACAAACagttccatatatatatatatgtttttaacaaCTTGCATGTTTTTGACGTTTGTCTTTAGTTTtgaaagttattttgttttttcgtcaaaagtaataaaaacataaaatgattGGATTTTTCTGATTATTGATGCAACAAAATTTGATAGGCTTCAAATGCTTATACAGGATTGGATCAAAAGCTGATCTTGGTAAAATTGGATACTAGGGACTTCGGCTTTTTATATTacagatttaaaaataaattgcaATTTAATATCAAAGAGAAGTGTTGCATGGACTGGAATTGAGTTTATAAGCTGCAGTGACAGATTCAGCAACACCACCAGGAATAATACTATTGAAAGGAGAATGAGTGAGCTCAGCCTGAACCACAGCTTCCGCATCTTCACTCGTCACTTCTCTATATCTCTCGTTACCCTCACATCAATCTCGGCCATAACGTCGCGAAGATTTgtcttctcattttcttttcctatttCTTTGTTACGAGCTACCGCTCTATTTGCTACAGCTGTTACACCACCACCATTTCTTTCTATATCCCCACCTCCATTAGCCCTAGCTTCCACCTCTTTTATGGCAGCCACGTCAGTGGTTTCTACCGGTTTGCGACCTACATTCATGGCCGCTGCTTTGAGAGTACTTCAGCCGCCGTTGATATTTCTTCTGTTTGGCCTGCATAGTACGTACTATCTCATTGCGTTTTACATGAGAAgagataaatgaaaacaaatcaaagtctttacgtttttttttctaaaacatacATTACCTGTCCACGAGAAGTAGACCGGGAGATGCTAAAGTGCTCCTCTACAGATATGTTTGCTAAACTAGCACTatcctttgttgttgttgaacccATCGATCGTTTTacactttttttactttacagtttcttctttatgttttaaataagaaaacagaaggGACAACAAACATTTAACACGTCAGCTTTTAACAGCCCACGTGTCCATGCTTATGCGACAATTTCACTCTTCTCACATGCATTTGTGAGACCGACCAACGTGGATGATGGGTATGCTTTTGGCCTCGGTGCAACTCAGTATAGAGGCCCAATAAGTTTAATAAAAGACACGTGCATAGTCCGTGCTGCCAGCTGTTTAACGCATTTCCGAGTCGGGTTTTGAAAAACGGAGCTTTGACCTGTATCCGGAAATCAAATTCATCGGAGCGCTTAATTTGAGTCCACAATtaaagtttgaagaagaagaagaagaagtactttttgcttttttttttgtttgttcttttgctttatttgtttttttgtgtgtgtgtgtcaatGAAATGGGAGAAATGGAGATCGAAGAAATCGAAGCTGTTCTTGAGAAAATCTGGGATCTACATGACAAGCTTAGCGATGAGATTCACTTGATTTCGAGGTCTCACTTCCTCAAATCCGTTAAACCTTCGAATCGAtcggagaagaggaagacgacGGCTCATCATCACCCAAACGGCGGAGATGATAACCGACCGGGTTATGTTTTCATCAAAGGATTCGCCGTTGACGATAACGACGACTCCACGATGCGTGAGGCCAAGAGTCTTAACGCTATTCGAACCGCTCTTGAGAACCTTGAAGACCAGCTTGAGTTTTTCCATGTGAGTCTCGCTTTTTGATTCTGTGTGTTTCGATTTCCATTGATATGAAGCGAAATTGAAGAGACGAATTTGTTGTGAAATTTGGGAAAATAGCTTTGTTATATATCACTTAGGGTTTGTGCTGATTTCTGAAGAGAATTGGGCAAATCCTTCTGCTAGATGAGTATTCAAAGTCCCTGAAATCGATTGTATCTGCTTCATTCTCACGATTAAGCCAATCTGAGGCAATTTTAGGGTTACAATTGATTTGAGGTATGTTTAGTTAGGTTTTAGGTCTTGTGGTAAGTAAGTCCATCAGTTATGTTTACGAATAAGAGTTTAGGTTTCTGAATAAGATAGCGATTATCAAATTTATTATGGGACTGCTGAGGAATAATTACTGATTCAGGGGTTGTATTTTTGTTATGGTCTCATGTACAGAATCCATTTCGCAGCACATTTTAGACTTATCTAGACCAAAGAATAAGAGTGTGGAAGCTTTTTTGCATATGTAGGAGAATCGCATGGATatgttctttctctttgtctctctcatTTGGTTTCTGGTTGGTCAGTTTACTTCTACCACCTGATCTCGTAATCTGAAAGACAATATGTAAAACTTCGTTCGCTTTGTTCTGCAGACTATTCATACACAGCAACGAACAGAGAGAGATGTGGCGGTTGCCCGGCTTGAGCAGAGCAGAATATTACTAGCAATGAGATTGGCTGAACACCACGGCAAGAACTACGGAGTCTTAGAGGAAGCTCTTGCATTTGTTGGGAGCATTAAAACCGCCAGTCACTTCGTCTCGCCTGATCACCTCTACGAGTCCTTGCTAAACGCAACTGGAGCAAACTCTACTCCTTCCGATGGCCAGAAGTCAAACTTTGTTATCAATGCCTTTGCCTCGACTTTCGGGTTTGCCAAAAGAGCACTTGGATTCAACCATGTGAGAGGCGTACTTGGAAACGCTGCTATATTCGCCATTAGCATGGTTGCTATGCTACATCTTCACCAAGTGGCTACTAATGAACGTCATGTACAGAAGAAAGAAGACAGATTCTACAGAAGCCAACAAGGGAAAACAtatggaagaagaggagagatgtCTTCAGGTGACAGAAGTTTGGACCACTTGGACGTGATGATGGCTCGTGGTTAAGACCAAAGATCGAACTTGTCTCTCTACACGTGATGATACTCAGATGCATTTgatataaagacaaaaaaaaaaaagggaaaaccaagaagagaagagatcattgttgttcttcttcgttTCGATATTATCAGTAGAAAGGATAAGAACTTGGAGGCAATATGTTGGAATTTTCTGAGCTCATCTGATGCAAAATATCGTTTCTTGTCTTctcgttttgatttttaatcacTGTGGTTaaagttttgtatgttttgtttggttttgttgatttcaAGTGTGGTTAGGCTTTTTTTGTAATCCACAAGATCTCTTGGCTCTTCGGTATCGCAAATTCTTGAGGCATAGCGAAGATTGACGGATGTATCGGGCCATTATTAGCCCCATCCACGTTCCATCTTTGGCCCATATGTGTCAATGCTCAATAGGCACAAATGATGGGAGAAGTTTTCTTCTAGCACTTTAAATAGAGAAATGGAACatctaacaaacaaacaattgtGTTGATTGGACAAAGAACGTTCATAACATGTTATTTTTGACTGCACATAATCAAAGGGTACAATGTGATCATTTTCCAATTATGAGAAAACAAGCAAATACTTAGGTCTTATTGAATTAATTGatgatttctattttataatacCTAATATGTAATCTCTCTAAAAAGCACAATATGAATCCAGAAGAACATTAATCTAGTAATTTCGTTATTCAAGTGGGAATCGTATGAGTCATAACTTGTATGTTCCGAAAAACAGCAATCGTTTctaaaaagttcaaaatatcCACGATGAATAACGTATGTTCCACTAATTTGGTTATATTGATGTGAAGTGTGATGTGAACAAAGCAAAGATAATATGGGATCAAGTAGATAAAAGGGAGATATAATGAGTCCAAATTGGTAGAATGAAGGAAACATGAATGTGAATATAACACAAATCTTTTCCTTAGGATctgttttgtctctctttttctttaacttttgtTGTACACATAGCTTTTTCTCTACACCCTTAAACGTTCGTTATAAATGACTTCTACCTTTGTGTGCTGTcgtttgttatttttattttgtaaacatatgTTTTTCAATGTGATTAGACGTATAAATAAAATACCTTACTTTGATTTCGCATTTTGTAGGTCCCGGTTCGCATTTTGGGAAATGTCAGCCCGCCGACCCCGGTTTTCTTGCGTAAATAGGTCAACCCAATGTTGTTCTCTTGTCTAGAATGGCTAAGACCgcaaacaaaatactttttcaCGTTTAGATTATGATTGGTAATGTCACATAATACTATAAACTAGTAGTAGACAATATAAATCTAAAAGAAATCCGTAGATCCATAGAAATGTGAAAGAAGGCCAATAGCAAATTCTCATATGAATTCTTAACGGAATCGTAGGTGACTAGCTAATTTTCTAAAAATCGTGGGTTATGTTTCTTTCATTGCATGACTAGACAATAGTTTTCacttgtgattaaaaaaaaatagctttcATGCAATGCAAGAAATAGTACTGATAACCAAAGTCATATATTTGTAATCCCACAACATAATCATAGTTGttctttctgtatttttaactccTTCATCAAGAAGATAATTAAGCAAATGATCGCTCGTGGTAGTTTATAACATGGGGATaatcgaaaataaaataattagatattcATTATCAAATGCTGATTATAGATAAAAGGAGAAAGGGTTTGGACCAagtaataatgataaaatagcCAATGTGCTCCATAATGATACGACAAAAAGCTGATGTTAACGGGTAGAAAGTGTTTTGCCACCttctaaataattattaacatGGGTCACACATATAAACTTATCATTCCATATCTTAATTTCTTCCTTTATAAGATTTTGGGTAAGAATAACAACAGTACGTAAAAATCTTTACGCATGATCTGATGCTGGATATATGGAATGGTtcaacaaaaacagaaatattaGTTTAGAGATAAGATCATAACGCATGTAGTGGTTTCACAAATGTGTACTTTTCTACATAAACTTATGAAGTAAAAATCTCTATGAATCATCAGATGCCTTTTAAGAACC from Camelina sativa cultivar DH55 chromosome 2, Cs, whole genome shotgun sequence includes the following:
- the LOC104728398 gene encoding plastid division protein PDV1-like; amino-acid sequence: MGEMEIEEIEAVLEKIWDLHDKLSDEIHLISRSHFLKSVKPSNRSEKRKTTAHHHPNGGDDNRPGYVFIKGFAVDDNDDSTMREAKSLNAIRTALENLEDQLEFFHTIHTQQRTERDVAVARLEQSRILLAMRLAEHHGKNYGVLEEALAFVGSIKTASHFVSPDHLYESLLNATGANSTPSDGQKSNFVINAFASTFGFAKRALGFNHVRGVLGNAAIFAISMVAMLHLHQVATNERHVQKKEDRFYRSQQGKTYGRRGEMSSGDRSLDHLDVMMARG